A region from the Haladaptatus sp. R4 genome encodes:
- a CDS encoding QueT transporter family protein has protein sequence MSVASVAPQLDQHERRRLIWLHGLLVLLGLWITFSPLTLRSEFRVEDHALLGLAIVLFAGLYVVGLLRSRSLSFVSEWMIALLGLIVFGISTVSSLVSDNVLWSDVIAGGLVTFIAVYVIYTLCRVRKREREAVDADA, from the coding sequence ATGAGCGTTGCATCCGTGGCCCCGCAACTCGACCAGCACGAACGTCGGAGACTCATCTGGTTGCACGGTCTCCTCGTTCTCCTCGGACTGTGGATCACGTTCTCGCCGCTCACGCTCCGCTCCGAGTTTCGAGTCGAGGATCACGCACTGTTGGGCCTCGCGATAGTTTTGTTCGCTGGCCTCTACGTCGTCGGACTGCTCCGAAGCCGGTCGCTTTCTTTCGTGAGCGAATGGATGATCGCGCTGTTGGGATTGATCGTCTTCGGCATCTCGACCGTTTCCAGTCTCGTATCGGACAACGTTCTCTGGAGCGACGTCATCGCCGGTGGTCTCGTCACGTTCATCGCGGTGTACGTGATTTATACGCTCTGTCGGGTTCGAAAACGGGAACGGGAGGCCGTCGATGCCGATGCGTAA
- a CDS encoding GNAT family N-acetyltransferase, translated as MRIRRLRAGELVRFVDDLWVPFAREMAEMDDFDTLADHGVRANVFSYVKDRFSDASIATFVADDDGLIGYVSVEKRDSPPVFARGPRGYIDGLFVRRSHRRHGIATALLSRAESWARRQGCEFISLDVHAENRVAQSLYRRDDYVTKRHRMTKRL; from the coding sequence ATGCGAATTCGACGACTGCGAGCGGGGGAACTCGTCCGGTTCGTGGACGACCTCTGGGTCCCGTTCGCCCGCGAGATGGCGGAGATGGACGACTTCGACACGCTGGCCGACCACGGGGTCAGGGCGAACGTCTTCTCGTACGTGAAAGACCGTTTTTCCGACGCGAGCATCGCCACGTTCGTCGCGGACGACGACGGCTTGATCGGCTACGTGTCGGTCGAAAAACGGGATTCCCCGCCCGTATTCGCCCGCGGGCCGCGGGGCTACATCGACGGCCTGTTCGTCCGCCGAAGTCACCGACGGCACGGGATCGCTACCGCCCTCCTCTCGCGGGCCGAATCGTGGGCCCGACGGCAAGGGTGTGAGTTCATCTCGCTCGACGTTCACGCGGAAAACCGCGTCGCTCAGTCGCTCTACCGGCGCGACGACTACGTGACCAAACGCCACCGAATGACGAAACGATTGTAA
- the trpS gene encoding tryptophan--tRNA ligase: protein MTDIDPWGDVEIADYSATMEGFGIEPIAPLADRLPDNRLVRRGIVFGQRDLETVLDARDRGDPFAVMTGLMPSGVFHFGHLAVVEQVRMFQEMGAEVTLCAADIEAYATRDVSLEDARELVIEEYLCNYAAAGVDLDRTDFYFQSRAGNDHLARSKLFSRYITENEFEATYGATSPGKISSALTQYADILRPQAPENGGPKPTVVPVGIDQDPHVRLTRDVASRYRETAYVKPASTYHRFMRGLQGGKMSSSDPASYIALTDTVEDAKRKIDAAKTGGRASVEEHREKGGSVEDDMVFELLAFHLVRDDDELGRIRRKYESGAMLSGELKQIAKERLETFLRDHQEKREAARPDVERYLAEHGFGEAT, encoded by the coding sequence ATGACCGACATCGACCCGTGGGGCGACGTCGAAATCGCCGACTACTCGGCGACGATGGAGGGGTTCGGCATCGAACCCATCGCCCCGCTCGCCGACCGTCTTCCCGATAATCGCCTCGTCCGGCGCGGCATCGTCTTCGGCCAGCGCGACCTCGAAACCGTCCTCGACGCCCGCGACCGGGGTGACCCGTTCGCCGTCATGACCGGCCTCATGCCCTCCGGCGTGTTCCACTTCGGCCACCTCGCCGTGGTCGAACAGGTCCGCATGTTTCAGGAGATGGGTGCCGAGGTCACCCTCTGTGCGGCGGACATCGAAGCCTACGCGACGCGCGACGTGTCGCTCGAAGACGCCCGCGAGTTGGTGATCGAGGAGTATCTCTGCAACTACGCCGCGGCGGGGGTCGATCTCGACCGGACGGACTTTTACTTCCAGTCGCGGGCGGGCAACGACCACCTCGCCCGGAGCAAACTGTTCTCGCGGTACATCACGGAAAACGAGTTCGAGGCGACCTACGGCGCGACCTCACCCGGAAAGATATCCTCGGCGCTGACCCAGTACGCCGACATTCTCCGGCCGCAGGCACCCGAGAACGGCGGGCCGAAACCGACGGTCGTCCCGGTCGGTATCGACCAGGACCCGCACGTTCGCCTGACGCGGGACGTCGCCTCGCGCTACCGCGAGACCGCGTACGTAAAACCCGCGAGTACGTACCATCGGTTCATGCGCGGGCTACAAGGGGGGAAGATGAGTTCGTCCGACCCGGCGAGTTACATCGCACTCACGGATACCGTCGAGGACGCGAAGCGGAAAATCGACGCGGCGAAGACTGGCGGTCGCGCCAGCGTCGAGGAACACCGCGAGAAGGGTGGAAGCGTCGAGGACGACATGGTGTTCGAACTACTCGCGTTCCACCTCGTTCGGGACGACGACGAACTCGGACGAATTCGGCGAAAGTACGAATCCGGCGCGATGCTCTCGGGCGAACTGAAGCAAATCGCCAAGGAGCGCCTCGAAACCTTCCTTCGTGATCATCAGGAAAAACGCGAGGCGGCACGACCGGACGTCGAGCGATACCTCGCCGAACACGGGTTCGGGGAGGCGACTTGA
- a CDS encoding NAD(P)-dependent oxidoreductase — MEVVVFGATGRVGRHVVDTALLREHEVRAFVRSPEKVDPIHRDNSHLSIVEGDALDTDAVERAVQGTDAVLSALGPADGSPIDVAIRGGENILAAMQAHDVPRVVILGGRVISHPKDPFSVSGRVLSFAVDLVAGDLTGGGERLMRTLAASDYEWVMVRPPWIRSGPRTRDYRTGYLRLTALSTVSRANVAAFMVRAAETDRWVGEAPMITN; from the coding sequence ATGGAGGTCGTCGTGTTCGGAGCGACGGGCAGGGTCGGTCGGCACGTCGTGGATACCGCGCTGTTACGGGAGCACGAAGTACGGGCGTTCGTTCGAAGCCCGGAGAAAGTTGATCCGATCCACCGCGACAACAGCCATCTGTCGATCGTCGAGGGTGATGCTCTCGACACTGATGCGGTCGAACGCGCCGTGCAGGGAACCGATGCCGTCCTCAGCGCGCTCGGCCCCGCAGACGGTTCCCCTATCGACGTGGCGATTCGCGGCGGGGAGAACATCCTCGCTGCGATGCAAGCACACGACGTTCCACGGGTCGTGATCCTCGGCGGCAGAGTTATTTCCCATCCAAAAGACCCGTTCTCCGTTTCGGGACGTGTTCTCTCGTTCGCGGTGGACCTCGTCGCAGGCGATCTCACCGGGGGAGGAGAACGACTCATGAGAACGCTCGCGGCGAGCGATTACGAATGGGTCATGGTCAGACCGCCGTGGATCAGGAGCGGTCCACGCACTCGTGACTATCGAACTGGCTACCTCAGACTCACCGCCTTGTCAACGGTCTCACGAGCCAACGTTGCGGCGTTCATGGTTCGAGCGGCGGAGACGGATAGATGGGTCGGCGAGGCTCCGATGATTACAAACTGA
- a CDS encoding zinc-binding dehydrogenase — MAVHAPDRLATGAAGADSRRAGGVGHFAVQFAKWRGAHVVGTASGSNEEYLRDLGVDEFVNYREERFEDAIEPVDVAIDAIGGDTFTRSLEITKEGGVIDNLPLNLTPEQEEAADEHGVRVERSDTFDREWLDEITELLEDGTVAPTLDTVFPLAEAQQAHELSEGGHLCGKIILTTSEGDGN, encoded by the coding sequence GTGGCGGTCCATGCACCTGACCGACTTGCAACCGGGGCAGCGGGTGCTGATTCACGCCGCGCGGGCGGCGTGGGCCACTTCGCCGTCCAATTTGCAAAGTGGCGCGGTGCCCACGTCGTCGGTACCGCCTCCGGTTCGAACGAGGAGTACCTCCGAGATTTGGGCGTGGACGAATTCGTCAACTACCGCGAGGAGCGCTTCGAGGACGCCATCGAACCGGTCGATGTGGCGATCGACGCGATCGGTGGCGATACCTTCACCCGCTCGCTCGAAATCACGAAGGAGGGCGGGGTCATCGACAATCTCCCGCTGAACCTCACGCCGGAACAGGAGGAGGCGGCGGACGAGCACGGCGTTCGCGTCGAACGGTCGGACACCTTCGACCGGGAATGGCTCGACGAGATTACCGAACTTCTCGAAGACGGCACCGTCGCGCCGACGCTCGATACGGTGTTCCCGCTGGCCGAAGCACAACAGGCACACGAACTGAGCGAGGGCGGCCACCTCTGCGGGAAGATCATTCTCACGACGAGCGAAGGGGACGGGAACTGA
- a CDS encoding SDR family oxidoreductase, translated as MVNVAGSDIRPRPHSSTFGVSKRAMEHLTRYWAVELAPEVRVNAVAPGPTATGALERAGLSEEQLERMQEQQTVPLGRSAEPEEIAEWIVRLADSCSDWVTGQVFPIDGGYNLIE; from the coding sequence ATAGTCAACGTCGCTGGCAGCGACATTCGACCGAGACCGCACAGCAGCACGTTCGGCGTCTCGAAGCGGGCGATGGAACACCTGACTCGTTACTGGGCGGTCGAACTCGCACCGGAGGTTCGCGTGAACGCGGTCGCTCCGGGACCGACTGCTACCGGCGCACTCGAACGGGCGGGCCTATCCGAGGAGCAACTGGAACGAATGCAAGAGCAACAGACGGTTCCGCTCGGTCGGAGCGCCGAACCCGAAGAAATCGCCGAATGGATCGTCCGGTTGGCGGATTCCTGTTCCGACTGGGTCACCGGTCAGGTGTTTCCCATTGACGGCGGCTACAATCTCATAGAATGA
- a CDS encoding SDR family NAD(P)-dependent oxidoreductase, with amino-acid sequence MTDFEALKRVVQRANDHWGPVSVLVNNAAAAGFGPIGEQSPKLVRRIYETNVIGPSLLLRKNRRGSS; translated from the coding sequence ATGACCGATTTCGAGGCACTGAAACGGGTCGTCCAGCGGGCGAACGATCACTGGGGACCGGTCTCGGTCCTCGTCAACAACGCCGCAGCGGCCGGTTTCGGACCGATAGGCGAGCAATCTCCGAAACTCGTCCGTCGGATTTACGAGACGAACGTCATCGGCCCATCGCTGCTTCTGAGGAAGAACCGTCGCGGATCTTCGTGA
- a CDS encoding helix-turn-helix domain-containing protein, whose amino-acid sequence MRTITFTITRPDGFHPTAYELHTSESSAGRKSILHFNVLDDGTMVMLAHVHGNSDRMRRLIGQNPDVIDYSVSDEGDGTGLMYLHSQLPDSMRGILRPLDEHEVFFESIEYISEEEIRVTMIGETNEVLQRALAEIPDEINITVERIGVYSPGTSDLTGLLTDRQQEILDIAMELGYYENPRRSTHGEIAERVGIDASTVSEHMRKIEARAFAFLA is encoded by the coding sequence ATGAGAACGATAACGTTCACCATCACTCGACCTGACGGATTTCACCCGACTGCCTACGAACTGCACACTAGCGAATCCTCCGCTGGCCGAAAATCGATCCTCCACTTCAACGTGCTGGACGACGGAACGATGGTCATGTTGGCTCACGTCCATGGAAATTCCGACCGCATGCGCCGACTGATCGGGCAAAACCCGGACGTGATCGACTACAGCGTTTCGGACGAAGGGGATGGTACCGGACTCATGTATCTGCACAGTCAGCTTCCGGACTCGATGCGCGGAATTCTCCGGCCGCTCGACGAGCACGAGGTGTTCTTCGAGTCCATCGAATACATCTCCGAGGAGGAAATCCGCGTGACCATGATCGGCGAGACTAACGAAGTGTTACAGCGAGCGCTCGCAGAAATTCCCGACGAAATCAACATCACAGTCGAGCGAATCGGCGTGTACTCTCCAGGGACGAGCGATCTCACCGGATTGTTGACCGACCGCCAACAGGAGATTTTGGACATCGCGATGGAACTCGGCTACTACGAGAACCCGCGCCGTTCCACCCACGGGGAAATCGCCGAGCGCGTCGGAATCGATGCAAGCACGGTCAGCGAACACATGCGAAAGATCGAAGCCCGAGCGTTCGCGTTCCTCGCTTGA
- a CDS encoding MFS transporter, producing the protein MQFPAGVLVNRLGERRLLTASLGLSGFSMLLLGFAPAFGVFFLGSAAYGLTSGLYGPSRGTVLSRTFTRNAGAAFGITLAIGSLGSAFLPNIAAAVVTDVGWRAILAGLAVPFFVMSVLAWNVVPERPAENDRPSDDRSGHRRRLRRR; encoded by the coding sequence ATGCAGTTCCCGGCGGGGGTGTTGGTCAACCGTCTCGGGGAGCGACGGTTGTTGACCGCGAGCCTCGGTCTGTCCGGATTCAGCATGCTCCTCCTCGGGTTCGCACCGGCTTTCGGCGTCTTCTTCCTCGGTAGCGCGGCCTACGGACTCACGTCCGGCCTCTACGGCCCGAGTCGAGGGACGGTCCTCTCGCGGACGTTCACGCGGAACGCGGGCGCGGCGTTCGGCATCACGTTGGCCATCGGTAGCCTCGGGTCCGCGTTCCTCCCGAACATCGCGGCGGCCGTCGTGACCGATGTTGGCTGGCGGGCCATCCTCGCCGGATTGGCGGTCCCGTTCTTCGTCATGTCCGTATTGGCGTGGAACGTCGTCCCCGAACGTCCCGCCGAGAACGACCGTCCGAGCGACGACCGGTCGGGACACCGACGCCGTCTCCGACGGCGGTGA
- a CDS encoding NAD(P)-dependent oxidoreductase yields MFTTSRLPISRRVLKATDLSVVAKFGTGLDNVDVEAANDHGIPVTYTPGLNALSVAEHALGLLLATLRRTVHAQRVLESGGWRDETPIGRQLSGKTVGIVGYGRIGQRFATLLDGFHAETLAFDPYVDQEDAELTGTAMATLDSLLERSDAVVVTTELTDETRGMLDEAAFAAMKPSAVVVNVARGAVIDKSALVGALRDETIAGAGLDVFETEPLTPDSPLHGFETVTLTPHIAARTEEASVACIDRLATNALALLDGRTVPDRYLATGSEVR; encoded by the coding sequence GTGTTCACCACATCCCGCCTGCCGATTTCGCGGCGAGTTCTGAAAGCGACGGACCTCTCGGTGGTCGCCAAGTTCGGCACCGGCCTCGACAACGTCGACGTCGAAGCGGCGAACGACCACGGAATCCCGGTGACGTACACGCCCGGACTCAACGCGCTCTCCGTGGCCGAACACGCGCTCGGCCTCCTGCTGGCGACGCTCCGACGAACGGTTCACGCCCAGCGCGTCCTCGAATCCGGCGGCTGGCGGGACGAAACGCCCATCGGTCGGCAACTCTCGGGGAAGACGGTCGGAATCGTCGGCTACGGTCGAATCGGCCAGCGGTTCGCCACGCTGCTCGACGGGTTCCACGCCGAGACGCTCGCGTTCGATCCGTACGTGGACCAGGAGGACGCGGAACTGACGGGTACGGCGATGGCGACGCTCGATTCCCTGCTGGAACGGAGCGACGCCGTCGTGGTCACCACCGAGTTGACCGACGAGACGCGCGGCATGCTCGACGAAGCGGCGTTCGCCGCGATGAAGCCGTCGGCAGTCGTCGTCAACGTCGCACGGGGGGCGGTCATCGACAAGTCGGCACTCGTCGGGGCGCTCCGCGACGAAACCATCGCCGGTGCCGGACTCGACGTGTTCGAGACGGAACCGCTGACCCCTGATTCGCCGCTCCACGGGTTCGAAACGGTCACGCTGACGCCCCACATCGCGGCGCGAACCGAGGAGGCGAGCGTGGCCTGCATCGACCGTTTGGCGACGAACGCGCTCGCCCTGCTCGACGGGCGGACGGTTCCCGACCGCTATCTGGCGACGGGGTCGGAGGTACGATGA
- a CDS encoding sulfatase-like hydrolase/transferase, whose protein sequence is MAANAPPASRARNVLLICLDTVRADFFAEYAKRLQRLSDVTFTGCRAASSWTVPSHASMFTGELPSKHGVHTYNRRFDTIDRDETFLSELDGYTTFGVSANAFVSPTYGFDSWFDEFAAVEPKHRYPEATSLNEVGQETDGTEKYTEFLRAAMADDHPIESLKNTAYGVLHQTTKTGPVPKLVDNGGSAVLDATKRRANDADEPFFGFCNLMDAHTPLQPCRVYDSELLRGVPNSWTSEQYGVWELMNGKDEHEDYWRVRRQVYGATIEYIDRLLSTFVHEVLDSSRRETTIIVTADHGENHAEEADDYLANHKSSLSEGLLHVPLCIINPPAGYEPEETGYVSQLELGRLVTGLANGETPDVSHDEIPAELVGLSAGPEPPENREYWDRMMRCVYEEGEKTVWDSLGTRTEYELDPSRLSWQRKVESDEGGADGPDDESPFFADAIAEAKATAQNEDSNESSDEIDASTESRLRELGYL, encoded by the coding sequence ATGGCAGCGAACGCCCCTCCAGCATCCCGCGCTCGAAACGTCCTCCTGATCTGTCTCGATACCGTTCGGGCGGACTTCTTCGCCGAGTACGCGAAGCGCCTCCAACGACTCTCGGACGTGACGTTCACCGGGTGTCGCGCCGCGAGTTCGTGGACGGTCCCGAGCCACGCGAGCATGTTTACCGGGGAGCTACCGTCCAAACACGGCGTCCACACGTACAACCGCAGGTTCGATACCATCGACCGCGACGAGACGTTCCTGTCGGAGTTGGACGGCTACACGACGTTCGGCGTGAGCGCAAACGCCTTCGTCAGCCCGACGTACGGCTTCGATTCGTGGTTCGACGAGTTCGCCGCTGTCGAACCGAAACACCGCTATCCGGAGGCGACGAGCCTCAACGAGGTCGGTCAGGAAACCGACGGCACCGAGAAGTACACGGAGTTCCTTCGGGCGGCGATGGCGGACGACCACCCAATAGAGAGCCTGAAAAACACGGCCTACGGCGTGCTCCACCAGACGACGAAGACGGGACCCGTCCCGAAACTGGTGGACAACGGTGGGTCGGCGGTGCTCGACGCGACGAAACGGCGGGCCAACGATGCCGACGAACCGTTCTTCGGGTTCTGTAACCTGATGGACGCGCACACGCCGCTTCAGCCGTGCCGGGTGTACGACTCGGAGTTACTTCGTGGCGTGCCGAACTCGTGGACCTCGGAACAGTACGGCGTCTGGGAGCTGATGAACGGGAAAGACGAACACGAGGACTACTGGCGCGTCCGTCGGCAGGTGTACGGCGCGACGATCGAGTACATAGATCGACTCCTCTCGACGTTCGTCCACGAAGTGCTCGATTCGTCGCGGCGCGAGACGACGATCATCGTCACGGCGGACCACGGTGAGAACCACGCCGAGGAAGCCGACGACTACCTTGCAAACCACAAGAGCAGTCTCTCGGAAGGGCTGTTGCACGTGCCCCTCTGCATCATCAACCCACCGGCGGGCTACGAACCGGAGGAGACCGGGTACGTCTCGCAACTCGAACTCGGCCGTCTCGTCACCGGGCTTGCGAACGGCGAGACGCCCGACGTCTCGCACGACGAAATCCCGGCCGAACTGGTCGGGCTGAGCGCCGGACCGGAACCGCCGGAAAACCGGGAGTACTGGGACCGGATGATGCGCTGCGTGTACGAGGAAGGGGAAAAGACGGTCTGGGATTCGCTCGGGACGCGAACCGAGTACGAACTCGACCCGAGTCGGCTATCGTGGCAGCGGAAGGTCGAATCGGACGAGGGCGGAGCGGACGGACCGGACGACGAATCCCCGTTCTTCGCGGACGCCATCGCCGAGGCGAAAGCGACGGCCCAAAACGAAGATTCGAACGAATCGAGCGACGAAATCGACGCATCGACCGAGTCGCGCCTGCGGGAGCTAGGGTATCTGTGA
- a CDS encoding flippase, translated as MADDSSDSYSPLKSISRGASFFMVGKGLDSGLRFLLSIVLARGLTTGGNAVMFSVYTFGFVVIQFVEVLANLGTDQSILKFVPQYEDQPGKRRRMVGLAYLTSLIAGCAVGLGLYIGAPVITGIAAESFRPYLTDVLRVLAVIVPFFTLTSCIKSVFKSLELPEYQVFIMNVLTPVVRFALVGVALLLGYELVGVTAATVVATILVFAAAAWLVWSKTDLVPSFRASKGEIKEFYNFSLPLTLNQAGYVLSNRVDIIMIGIFVTSMSDAAGIYRAAAVLAGLLILPLSAFSQLFPPIASRLYSNGKMDDLESLYRRVTRWTFTMALFPAVGAIVFAHQLLLLYGNAFTQGEAILFLLVIAQLANASVGPSGYVLMMTDNQYLALANQWILGVCNVVLNYVFIQQFGLIGAAIATATVIISVNTLRVVEVWHFVGLFPYSRKYAKPIIAGVLSAVSMLGVKAAVGGPLSAHLPTTAAALAQGVVGGVVGLAVFAGVLYLLGIEREDREFVSENVPL; from the coding sequence ATGGCTGACGACTCCTCGGACTCATACTCGCCGCTGAAATCTATCTCCCGTGGCGCGTCCTTCTTCATGGTCGGAAAAGGGCTCGACAGCGGGCTTCGATTTCTGTTGAGCATCGTGCTGGCACGTGGACTCACCACGGGCGGAAACGCTGTCATGTTCAGCGTCTACACCTTCGGGTTCGTTGTTATCCAGTTCGTGGAGGTGCTGGCAAACCTCGGCACCGACCAGTCCATCCTGAAGTTCGTCCCCCAGTACGAGGATCAACCGGGGAAACGGCGGCGGATGGTCGGACTGGCGTATCTCACGTCGCTGATCGCCGGTTGCGCCGTCGGCCTGGGACTCTACATCGGGGCACCAGTCATCACGGGAATCGCGGCCGAGTCCTTTCGGCCGTACCTGACCGACGTGCTTCGAGTCCTCGCCGTCATCGTGCCGTTTTTCACGCTCACGAGTTGTATCAAGAGCGTCTTCAAGAGCCTCGAACTGCCGGAGTATCAGGTGTTCATCATGAACGTCCTGACGCCGGTGGTGCGGTTCGCCCTCGTCGGTGTCGCGCTGCTCCTCGGGTACGAACTCGTCGGCGTGACGGCCGCGACGGTCGTCGCCACGATTCTCGTCTTCGCCGCGGCGGCGTGGCTCGTGTGGTCGAAGACCGACCTCGTGCCGTCGTTCCGAGCGTCGAAGGGAGAAATCAAGGAGTTCTACAACTTCTCGCTGCCGTTGACGCTGAATCAGGCCGGGTACGTCCTCTCGAACCGCGTCGATATCATCATGATCGGCATCTTCGTCACGTCGATGTCGGACGCCGCGGGAATCTACCGGGCCGCCGCCGTACTGGCCGGACTGCTCATTCTGCCGCTGAGCGCGTTCAGCCAACTGTTTCCCCCAATCGCCTCCCGACTGTACAGCAACGGGAAGATGGACGACCTCGAATCGCTGTATCGACGGGTCACGCGCTGGACGTTCACGATGGCGCTGTTTCCGGCGGTCGGGGCAATCGTCTTCGCCCACCAACTGCTCCTCCTGTACGGTAACGCGTTCACGCAGGGAGAAGCGATTCTGTTCCTGCTCGTTATCGCGCAACTGGCGAACGCGAGCGTCGGCCCGAGCGGTTACGTGCTGATGATGACCGACAACCAGTACCTCGCGCTCGCGAACCAGTGGATTCTGGGGGTCTGCAACGTGGTTCTCAACTACGTCTTCATCCAGCAGTTCGGCCTCATCGGGGCCGCCATCGCCACGGCGACGGTCATCATCTCGGTCAACACACTCCGCGTCGTCGAGGTGTGGCACTTCGTCGGTCTCTTCCCGTACTCACGAAAGTACGCCAAGCCGATAATCGCGGGCGTCCTGTCCGCGGTCTCCATGCTCGGCGTGAAGGCCGCCGTCGGCGGACCGCTCTCGGCACACCTCCCGACGACCGCGGCCGCGCTCGCACAGGGTGTGGTCGGCGGCGTCGTCGGCCTCGCCGTCTTCGCCGGGGTGCTCTACCTGCTCGGCATCGAGCGGGAGGACCGGGAGTTCGTCTCCGAAAATGTCCCGCTGTGA
- a CDS encoding fibronectin type III domain-containing protein: MRAPAGASGGGSGDSTAPSAPSNFSSSGHTTSSVDLDWSAASDTGGSGLDHYAVYVNGSQNGTVSAGTTSTTVSGLSGGTTYDFSVTAVDGAGNESSASNTVSVTTNSSGSGDFNQSVSRIDGSDSDSTVDELSFTFVSNVGSNWVDVHYTVNGGSQYNYRMNKSGDTHTLETTPDYVVGDFSSGDAIDYYFTYENGGTGNDSQHFSLTY; this comes from the coding sequence ATTCGAGCACCGGCGGGAGCCAGCGGTGGCGGTTCGGGAGACTCGACCGCACCGTCGGCACCGTCGAACTTCTCGTCGTCCGGCCACACCACGTCGTCGGTCGATCTCGATTGGAGCGCCGCGAGCGACACCGGCGGGTCGGGACTCGACCACTACGCGGTCTACGTGAACGGTTCGCAGAACGGGACCGTTTCGGCGGGTACCACGTCCACGACGGTCTCCGGACTCTCCGGCGGGACGACCTACGACTTTTCCGTGACGGCCGTGGACGGCGCTGGCAACGAGTCGAGCGCGTCCAACACCGTGAGCGTCACGACGAACTCGTCGGGCAGCGGCGACTTCAACCAAAGCGTCTCCCGCATCGACGGGTCGGACAGCGACTCAACCGTCGACGAACTGTCGTTCACGTTCGTCTCGAACGTCGGGTCGAACTGGGTGGACGTTCACTACACCGTCAACGGCGGGTCACAGTACAACTACCGGATGAACAAGAGCGGCGACACCCACACGCTCGAAACCACCCCCGACTACGTGGTCGGCGACTTCTCGTCCGGCGACGCCATCGACTACTACTTCACCTACGAGAACGGCGGCACCGGCAACGACTCCCAGCACTTCAGCCTCACCTACTGA
- a CDS encoding HdeD family acid-resistance protein encodes MTTAETYDKERLANTIQDTWRLLMGVGVVLTIVGLLAILTPFFTGITLSFLFGVYLVIGAVAHFVHAFSGRGWTGFVFQLLLAIIFAIGGIAFLLNPLVGLTALTILLVIFFLVEGAVELAMGFRLRPERGWLWIAISGIASILVAFFVWLSYPSSATWAVGLLFGIGLFTSGLSMVAAAMGGREAVKKATETRAETG; translated from the coding sequence ATGACAACCGCGGAGACGTACGACAAGGAACGACTGGCAAACACGATTCAAGATACGTGGCGACTCCTCATGGGTGTCGGTGTCGTACTCACTATCGTCGGCTTACTGGCGATCCTGACGCCGTTCTTCACGGGAATCACGCTGTCGTTTCTGTTCGGCGTGTACCTCGTGATCGGTGCGGTCGCCCACTTCGTCCACGCGTTTTCGGGGCGCGGGTGGACGGGATTCGTCTTTCAACTGCTGTTGGCGATCATCTTCGCCATCGGCGGTATCGCGTTCCTCCTGAACCCGCTGGTCGGACTCACGGCGCTAACCATCCTGCTCGTCATCTTCTTCCTCGTCGAAGGGGCCGTCGAGTTGGCAATGGGGTTCCGACTCCGACCGGAGCGCGGATGGCTATGGATCGCCATCAGCGGAATCGCGTCGATCCTCGTCGCCTTCTTCGTCTGGCTGTCGTACCCGAGTTCCGCGACGTGGGCCGTCGGACTCCTGTTCGGTATCGGCCTCTTTACGAGCGGCCTCTCGATGGTCGCGGCCGCGATGGGCGGCCGCGAAGCGGTAAAGAAAGCGACGGAAACGCGGGCGGAGACCGGCTAA